Proteins co-encoded in one Phalacrocorax carbo chromosome 5, bPhaCar2.1, whole genome shotgun sequence genomic window:
- the OSBPL11 gene encoding oxysterol-binding protein-related protein 11 isoform X3: MVGSKRWAQADRQYDDHMENIYGYLMKYTNLVTGWQYRFFVLNNDAGLLEYFVNEQSRHLKPRGTLQLAGAVISPSDEDSHTFTVNAASGEQYKLRATDAKERQHWVSRLQICTQHHTEAIGKNNPPLKSRSFSLASQGSANSPGVQRRPSQNAVSFFNVGHHRLPAGKRVPIMQPDHLVDVREMMSQAEGQQRDLIRSIECLPVSGHLTSLDQDLLMLKATSMATMNCLNDCFHILQLQHASQQKGSLPAGTTISWLEPKISLANHFKNGAAQNFPAEINKPASVREEQSIAEPCQLTREPEEINPDEELEDICDDKEDDLGAVEEQRSVILHLLSQLKLGMDLTRVVLPTFILEKRSLLEMYADFMSHPDLFIAITNGTTPEERMIRFVEYYLTSFHEGRKGAIAKKPYNPIIGETFHCSWRMPKSEVATDDGSNFSAHSPSEQGTLSKNLESQTELDYYTVKFVAEQVSHHPPVSGFYAECVERKMCVNAHVWTKSKFLGMSIGVTMVGEGLLSLLEHGEEYTFSLPCAYARSILTVPWVELGGKVNINCAKTGYSASINFHTKPFYGGKLHRVTGEVKQNTTNTVACRVQGEWNSVLEFTYSDGETKYVDLTKLSVTRKRVRPLEKQGPFESRKLWQHVTESLRDGDIDKATEHKRALEERQRNEERLRAETETPWCTKYFLKEGDGWVYHKPLWKTVSAAQTQQTDAN, from the exons tgatcacatggaaaatatttatggcTACTTAATGAAATATACCAATCTCGTCACTGGTTGGCAATATCG attttttgttttaaacaatgaTGCTGGCCTTCTGGAGTACTTTGTGAATGAGCAGTCAAGACATCTAAAGCCCAGGGGTACCCTGCAGCTAGCTGGAGCTGTAATTTCACCCAGTGATGAAGACTCTCACACCTTTACAGTCAATGCAGCCAGTGGGGAGCAGTATAAACTAAGAG CTACTGATGCTAAAGAACGGCAGCACTGGGTTAGCAGGCTACAGATATGCACACAGCATCACACGGAAGCTATTGGAAAG AACAACCCTCCTCTGAAATCTCGCAGCTTCTCCCTTGCATCCCAAGGAAGTGCCAACTCTCCTGGTGTGCAACGAAGACCCAGTCAAAATGCAGTTTCCTTTTTCAATGTTGGACATCACAGATTGCCAGCTGGAAAAAGAGTTCCTATTATGCAGCCAGATCACCTTGTAGATGTTAGAGAG ATGATGTCTCAGGCTGAGGGCCAGCAGAGAGACTTGATAAGGAGCATAGAATGCCTTCCTGTCTCCGGTCACCTTACATCCTTGGATCAAGACCTGTTAATGCTGAAAGCAACTTCCATGGCAACCATGAACTGCTTAAATGACTGTTTCCACATTCTTCAGTTACAACATGCCTCTCAGCAAAAGGGATCCTTACCAGCAG GAACAACGATCAGTTGGTTGGAACCGAAGATATCTCTGGCAAACCACTTCAAAAATGGAGCGGCTCAGAATTTCCCAGCAGAGATAAACAAGCCAGCGTCTGTCAGAGAAGAGCAGTCCATTGCAGAGCCCTGCCAGCTAACAAGG GAACCTGAAGAAATAAATCCagatgaggagctggaggatATCTGTGATGATAAAGAAGATGATCTAGGAGCAGTAGAAGAACAGCGCAGTGTTATCTTACATCTCTTATCTCAGCTGAAACTTGGCATGGACTTAACAAGA gtgGTTCTTCCTACTTTTATTTTAGAGAAGCGATCATTGTTGGAGATGTATGCAGACTTCATGTCCCATCCAGATCTCTTCATTGCAATCACAAATGGCACTACACCTGAGGAGAGGATGATCCGCTTTGTTGAGTATTATCTCACTTCATTTCATGAAGGTCGCAAAGGAGCTATTGCAAAGAAACCATACAATCCAATCATTGGGGAGACATTTCACTGCTCCTGGAGGATGCCAAAGAGCGAAGTAGCCACCGATGATGGCAGTAACTTCTCTGCTCACTCCCCCTCAGAGCAAGGAACTCTGTCTAAAAATCTGGAAAGCCAAACAGAGCTGGACTACTATACAGTAAAATTTGTAGCTGAGCAAGTGTCCCACCATCCTCCTGTCTCAGGGTTTTATGCTGAATGTGTAGAGAGAAAGATGTGTGTCAATGCCCATGTCTGGACAAAAAGTAAATTCTTAGGAATGTCAATAGGAGTGACAATGGTTGGAGAGG GTCTGTTAAGTCTCTTGGAACATGGGGAAGAATATACGTTCTCTCTGCCCTGTGCTTACGCTCGGTCAATTTTAACAGTTCCCTGGGTAGAACTGGGAGGAAAAGTCAACATTAACTGTGCAAAGACTGGGTATTCTGCAAGTATTAACTTTCATACCAAGCCCTTCTACGGTGGCAAATTGCATCG AGTCACAGGTGAAGTGAAGCAGAACACAACAAATACAGTGGCGTGCAGAGTTCAAGGGGAGTGGAACAGCGTGCTCGAGTTCACCTACAGCGATGGGGAGACAAAATACGTGGACTTGACAAAGCTGTCTGTGACAAGAAAACGAGTCAGGCCCCTTGAGAAACAAGGACCATTTGAATCTAG GAAGCTGTGGCAGCATGTAACTGAGTCTCTGCGGGATGGAGACATCGATAAGGCTACGGAGCACAAGCGAGCTCTTGAAGAACGACAGCGGAATGAAGAGAGGCTTCGTGCTGAAACAGAAACCCCTTGGTGTACTAAATACTTCCTTAAAGAA GGAGATGGCTGGGTTTATCATAAACCCCTCTGGAAAACAGTCTCTGCTGCACAAACTCAGCAAACGGACGCTAACTAG
- the OSBPL11 gene encoding oxysterol-binding protein-related protein 11 isoform X2: protein MSRQMDMAALVKSRGRSLGLDHMENIYGYLMKYTNLVTGWQYRFFVLNNDAGLLEYFVNEQSRHLKPRGTLQLAGAVISPSDEDSHTFTVNAASGEQYKLRATDAKERQHWVSRLQICTQHHTEAIGKNNPPLKSRSFSLASQGSANSPGVQRRPSQNAVSFFNVGHHRLPAGKRVPIMQPDHLVDVREMMSQAEGQQRDLIRSIECLPVSGHLTSLDQDLLMLKATSMATMNCLNDCFHILQLQHASQQKGSLPAGTTISWLEPKISLANHFKNGAAQNFPAEINKPASVREEQSIAEPCQLTREPEEINPDEELEDICDDKEDDLGAVEEQRSVILHLLSQLKLGMDLTRVVLPTFILEKRSLLEMYADFMSHPDLFIAITNGTTPEERMIRFVEYYLTSFHEGRKGAIAKKPYNPIIGETFHCSWRMPKSEVATDDGSNFSAHSPSEQGTLSKNLESQTELDYYTVKFVAEQVSHHPPVSGFYAECVERKMCVNAHVWTKSKFLGMSIGVTMVGEGLLSLLEHGEEYTFSLPCAYARSILTVPWVELGGKVNINCAKTGYSASINFHTKPFYGGKLHRVTGEVKQNTTNTVACRVQGEWNSVLEFTYSDGETKYVDLTKLSVTRKRVRPLEKQGPFESRKLWQHVTESLRDGDIDKATEHKRALEERQRNEERLRAETETPWCTKYFLKEGDGWVYHKPLWKTVSAAQTQQTDAN from the exons tgatcacatggaaaatatttatggcTACTTAATGAAATATACCAATCTCGTCACTGGTTGGCAATATCG attttttgttttaaacaatgaTGCTGGCCTTCTGGAGTACTTTGTGAATGAGCAGTCAAGACATCTAAAGCCCAGGGGTACCCTGCAGCTAGCTGGAGCTGTAATTTCACCCAGTGATGAAGACTCTCACACCTTTACAGTCAATGCAGCCAGTGGGGAGCAGTATAAACTAAGAG CTACTGATGCTAAAGAACGGCAGCACTGGGTTAGCAGGCTACAGATATGCACACAGCATCACACGGAAGCTATTGGAAAG AACAACCCTCCTCTGAAATCTCGCAGCTTCTCCCTTGCATCCCAAGGAAGTGCCAACTCTCCTGGTGTGCAACGAAGACCCAGTCAAAATGCAGTTTCCTTTTTCAATGTTGGACATCACAGATTGCCAGCTGGAAAAAGAGTTCCTATTATGCAGCCAGATCACCTTGTAGATGTTAGAGAG ATGATGTCTCAGGCTGAGGGCCAGCAGAGAGACTTGATAAGGAGCATAGAATGCCTTCCTGTCTCCGGTCACCTTACATCCTTGGATCAAGACCTGTTAATGCTGAAAGCAACTTCCATGGCAACCATGAACTGCTTAAATGACTGTTTCCACATTCTTCAGTTACAACATGCCTCTCAGCAAAAGGGATCCTTACCAGCAG GAACAACGATCAGTTGGTTGGAACCGAAGATATCTCTGGCAAACCACTTCAAAAATGGAGCGGCTCAGAATTTCCCAGCAGAGATAAACAAGCCAGCGTCTGTCAGAGAAGAGCAGTCCATTGCAGAGCCCTGCCAGCTAACAAGG GAACCTGAAGAAATAAATCCagatgaggagctggaggatATCTGTGATGATAAAGAAGATGATCTAGGAGCAGTAGAAGAACAGCGCAGTGTTATCTTACATCTCTTATCTCAGCTGAAACTTGGCATGGACTTAACAAGA gtgGTTCTTCCTACTTTTATTTTAGAGAAGCGATCATTGTTGGAGATGTATGCAGACTTCATGTCCCATCCAGATCTCTTCATTGCAATCACAAATGGCACTACACCTGAGGAGAGGATGATCCGCTTTGTTGAGTATTATCTCACTTCATTTCATGAAGGTCGCAAAGGAGCTATTGCAAAGAAACCATACAATCCAATCATTGGGGAGACATTTCACTGCTCCTGGAGGATGCCAAAGAGCGAAGTAGCCACCGATGATGGCAGTAACTTCTCTGCTCACTCCCCCTCAGAGCAAGGAACTCTGTCTAAAAATCTGGAAAGCCAAACAGAGCTGGACTACTATACAGTAAAATTTGTAGCTGAGCAAGTGTCCCACCATCCTCCTGTCTCAGGGTTTTATGCTGAATGTGTAGAGAGAAAGATGTGTGTCAATGCCCATGTCTGGACAAAAAGTAAATTCTTAGGAATGTCAATAGGAGTGACAATGGTTGGAGAGG GTCTGTTAAGTCTCTTGGAACATGGGGAAGAATATACGTTCTCTCTGCCCTGTGCTTACGCTCGGTCAATTTTAACAGTTCCCTGGGTAGAACTGGGAGGAAAAGTCAACATTAACTGTGCAAAGACTGGGTATTCTGCAAGTATTAACTTTCATACCAAGCCCTTCTACGGTGGCAAATTGCATCG AGTCACAGGTGAAGTGAAGCAGAACACAACAAATACAGTGGCGTGCAGAGTTCAAGGGGAGTGGAACAGCGTGCTCGAGTTCACCTACAGCGATGGGGAGACAAAATACGTGGACTTGACAAAGCTGTCTGTGACAAGAAAACGAGTCAGGCCCCTTGAGAAACAAGGACCATTTGAATCTAG GAAGCTGTGGCAGCATGTAACTGAGTCTCTGCGGGATGGAGACATCGATAAGGCTACGGAGCACAAGCGAGCTCTTGAAGAACGACAGCGGAATGAAGAGAGGCTTCGTGCTGAAACAGAAACCCCTTGGTGTACTAAATACTTCCTTAAAGAA GGAGATGGCTGGGTTTATCATAAACCCCTCTGGAAAACAGTCTCTGCTGCACAAACTCAGCAAACGGACGCTAACTAG
- the OSBPL11 gene encoding oxysterol-binding protein-related protein 11 isoform X1, translating into MQCADPAAAMRGPEGEGKPEQAPAAAGQSGGRSSGGRGGKGWQYSDHMENIYGYLMKYTNLVTGWQYRFFVLNNDAGLLEYFVNEQSRHLKPRGTLQLAGAVISPSDEDSHTFTVNAASGEQYKLRATDAKERQHWVSRLQICTQHHTEAIGKNNPPLKSRSFSLASQGSANSPGVQRRPSQNAVSFFNVGHHRLPAGKRVPIMQPDHLVDVREMMSQAEGQQRDLIRSIECLPVSGHLTSLDQDLLMLKATSMATMNCLNDCFHILQLQHASQQKGSLPAGTTISWLEPKISLANHFKNGAAQNFPAEINKPASVREEQSIAEPCQLTREPEEINPDEELEDICDDKEDDLGAVEEQRSVILHLLSQLKLGMDLTRVVLPTFILEKRSLLEMYADFMSHPDLFIAITNGTTPEERMIRFVEYYLTSFHEGRKGAIAKKPYNPIIGETFHCSWRMPKSEVATDDGSNFSAHSPSEQGTLSKNLESQTELDYYTVKFVAEQVSHHPPVSGFYAECVERKMCVNAHVWTKSKFLGMSIGVTMVGEGLLSLLEHGEEYTFSLPCAYARSILTVPWVELGGKVNINCAKTGYSASINFHTKPFYGGKLHRVTGEVKQNTTNTVACRVQGEWNSVLEFTYSDGETKYVDLTKLSVTRKRVRPLEKQGPFESRKLWQHVTESLRDGDIDKATEHKRALEERQRNEERLRAETETPWCTKYFLKEGDGWVYHKPLWKTVSAAQTQQTDAN; encoded by the exons tgatcacatggaaaatatttatggcTACTTAATGAAATATACCAATCTCGTCACTGGTTGGCAATATCG attttttgttttaaacaatgaTGCTGGCCTTCTGGAGTACTTTGTGAATGAGCAGTCAAGACATCTAAAGCCCAGGGGTACCCTGCAGCTAGCTGGAGCTGTAATTTCACCCAGTGATGAAGACTCTCACACCTTTACAGTCAATGCAGCCAGTGGGGAGCAGTATAAACTAAGAG CTACTGATGCTAAAGAACGGCAGCACTGGGTTAGCAGGCTACAGATATGCACACAGCATCACACGGAAGCTATTGGAAAG AACAACCCTCCTCTGAAATCTCGCAGCTTCTCCCTTGCATCCCAAGGAAGTGCCAACTCTCCTGGTGTGCAACGAAGACCCAGTCAAAATGCAGTTTCCTTTTTCAATGTTGGACATCACAGATTGCCAGCTGGAAAAAGAGTTCCTATTATGCAGCCAGATCACCTTGTAGATGTTAGAGAG ATGATGTCTCAGGCTGAGGGCCAGCAGAGAGACTTGATAAGGAGCATAGAATGCCTTCCTGTCTCCGGTCACCTTACATCCTTGGATCAAGACCTGTTAATGCTGAAAGCAACTTCCATGGCAACCATGAACTGCTTAAATGACTGTTTCCACATTCTTCAGTTACAACATGCCTCTCAGCAAAAGGGATCCTTACCAGCAG GAACAACGATCAGTTGGTTGGAACCGAAGATATCTCTGGCAAACCACTTCAAAAATGGAGCGGCTCAGAATTTCCCAGCAGAGATAAACAAGCCAGCGTCTGTCAGAGAAGAGCAGTCCATTGCAGAGCCCTGCCAGCTAACAAGG GAACCTGAAGAAATAAATCCagatgaggagctggaggatATCTGTGATGATAAAGAAGATGATCTAGGAGCAGTAGAAGAACAGCGCAGTGTTATCTTACATCTCTTATCTCAGCTGAAACTTGGCATGGACTTAACAAGA gtgGTTCTTCCTACTTTTATTTTAGAGAAGCGATCATTGTTGGAGATGTATGCAGACTTCATGTCCCATCCAGATCTCTTCATTGCAATCACAAATGGCACTACACCTGAGGAGAGGATGATCCGCTTTGTTGAGTATTATCTCACTTCATTTCATGAAGGTCGCAAAGGAGCTATTGCAAAGAAACCATACAATCCAATCATTGGGGAGACATTTCACTGCTCCTGGAGGATGCCAAAGAGCGAAGTAGCCACCGATGATGGCAGTAACTTCTCTGCTCACTCCCCCTCAGAGCAAGGAACTCTGTCTAAAAATCTGGAAAGCCAAACAGAGCTGGACTACTATACAGTAAAATTTGTAGCTGAGCAAGTGTCCCACCATCCTCCTGTCTCAGGGTTTTATGCTGAATGTGTAGAGAGAAAGATGTGTGTCAATGCCCATGTCTGGACAAAAAGTAAATTCTTAGGAATGTCAATAGGAGTGACAATGGTTGGAGAGG GTCTGTTAAGTCTCTTGGAACATGGGGAAGAATATACGTTCTCTCTGCCCTGTGCTTACGCTCGGTCAATTTTAACAGTTCCCTGGGTAGAACTGGGAGGAAAAGTCAACATTAACTGTGCAAAGACTGGGTATTCTGCAAGTATTAACTTTCATACCAAGCCCTTCTACGGTGGCAAATTGCATCG AGTCACAGGTGAAGTGAAGCAGAACACAACAAATACAGTGGCGTGCAGAGTTCAAGGGGAGTGGAACAGCGTGCTCGAGTTCACCTACAGCGATGGGGAGACAAAATACGTGGACTTGACAAAGCTGTCTGTGACAAGAAAACGAGTCAGGCCCCTTGAGAAACAAGGACCATTTGAATCTAG GAAGCTGTGGCAGCATGTAACTGAGTCTCTGCGGGATGGAGACATCGATAAGGCTACGGAGCACAAGCGAGCTCTTGAAGAACGACAGCGGAATGAAGAGAGGCTTCGTGCTGAAACAGAAACCCCTTGGTGTACTAAATACTTCCTTAAAGAA GGAGATGGCTGGGTTTATCATAAACCCCTCTGGAAAACAGTCTCTGCTGCACAAACTCAGCAAACGGACGCTAACTAG
- the OSBPL11 gene encoding oxysterol-binding protein-related protein 11 isoform X4 yields MENIYGYLMKYTNLVTGWQYRFFVLNNDAGLLEYFVNEQSRHLKPRGTLQLAGAVISPSDEDSHTFTVNAASGEQYKLRATDAKERQHWVSRLQICTQHHTEAIGKNNPPLKSRSFSLASQGSANSPGVQRRPSQNAVSFFNVGHHRLPAGKRVPIMQPDHLVDVREMMSQAEGQQRDLIRSIECLPVSGHLTSLDQDLLMLKATSMATMNCLNDCFHILQLQHASQQKGSLPAGTTISWLEPKISLANHFKNGAAQNFPAEINKPASVREEQSIAEPCQLTREPEEINPDEELEDICDDKEDDLGAVEEQRSVILHLLSQLKLGMDLTRVVLPTFILEKRSLLEMYADFMSHPDLFIAITNGTTPEERMIRFVEYYLTSFHEGRKGAIAKKPYNPIIGETFHCSWRMPKSEVATDDGSNFSAHSPSEQGTLSKNLESQTELDYYTVKFVAEQVSHHPPVSGFYAECVERKMCVNAHVWTKSKFLGMSIGVTMVGEGLLSLLEHGEEYTFSLPCAYARSILTVPWVELGGKVNINCAKTGYSASINFHTKPFYGGKLHRVTGEVKQNTTNTVACRVQGEWNSVLEFTYSDGETKYVDLTKLSVTRKRVRPLEKQGPFESRKLWQHVTESLRDGDIDKATEHKRALEERQRNEERLRAETETPWCTKYFLKEGDGWVYHKPLWKTVSAAQTQQTDAN; encoded by the exons atggaaaatatttatggcTACTTAATGAAATATACCAATCTCGTCACTGGTTGGCAATATCG attttttgttttaaacaatgaTGCTGGCCTTCTGGAGTACTTTGTGAATGAGCAGTCAAGACATCTAAAGCCCAGGGGTACCCTGCAGCTAGCTGGAGCTGTAATTTCACCCAGTGATGAAGACTCTCACACCTTTACAGTCAATGCAGCCAGTGGGGAGCAGTATAAACTAAGAG CTACTGATGCTAAAGAACGGCAGCACTGGGTTAGCAGGCTACAGATATGCACACAGCATCACACGGAAGCTATTGGAAAG AACAACCCTCCTCTGAAATCTCGCAGCTTCTCCCTTGCATCCCAAGGAAGTGCCAACTCTCCTGGTGTGCAACGAAGACCCAGTCAAAATGCAGTTTCCTTTTTCAATGTTGGACATCACAGATTGCCAGCTGGAAAAAGAGTTCCTATTATGCAGCCAGATCACCTTGTAGATGTTAGAGAG ATGATGTCTCAGGCTGAGGGCCAGCAGAGAGACTTGATAAGGAGCATAGAATGCCTTCCTGTCTCCGGTCACCTTACATCCTTGGATCAAGACCTGTTAATGCTGAAAGCAACTTCCATGGCAACCATGAACTGCTTAAATGACTGTTTCCACATTCTTCAGTTACAACATGCCTCTCAGCAAAAGGGATCCTTACCAGCAG GAACAACGATCAGTTGGTTGGAACCGAAGATATCTCTGGCAAACCACTTCAAAAATGGAGCGGCTCAGAATTTCCCAGCAGAGATAAACAAGCCAGCGTCTGTCAGAGAAGAGCAGTCCATTGCAGAGCCCTGCCAGCTAACAAGG GAACCTGAAGAAATAAATCCagatgaggagctggaggatATCTGTGATGATAAAGAAGATGATCTAGGAGCAGTAGAAGAACAGCGCAGTGTTATCTTACATCTCTTATCTCAGCTGAAACTTGGCATGGACTTAACAAGA gtgGTTCTTCCTACTTTTATTTTAGAGAAGCGATCATTGTTGGAGATGTATGCAGACTTCATGTCCCATCCAGATCTCTTCATTGCAATCACAAATGGCACTACACCTGAGGAGAGGATGATCCGCTTTGTTGAGTATTATCTCACTTCATTTCATGAAGGTCGCAAAGGAGCTATTGCAAAGAAACCATACAATCCAATCATTGGGGAGACATTTCACTGCTCCTGGAGGATGCCAAAGAGCGAAGTAGCCACCGATGATGGCAGTAACTTCTCTGCTCACTCCCCCTCAGAGCAAGGAACTCTGTCTAAAAATCTGGAAAGCCAAACAGAGCTGGACTACTATACAGTAAAATTTGTAGCTGAGCAAGTGTCCCACCATCCTCCTGTCTCAGGGTTTTATGCTGAATGTGTAGAGAGAAAGATGTGTGTCAATGCCCATGTCTGGACAAAAAGTAAATTCTTAGGAATGTCAATAGGAGTGACAATGGTTGGAGAGG GTCTGTTAAGTCTCTTGGAACATGGGGAAGAATATACGTTCTCTCTGCCCTGTGCTTACGCTCGGTCAATTTTAACAGTTCCCTGGGTAGAACTGGGAGGAAAAGTCAACATTAACTGTGCAAAGACTGGGTATTCTGCAAGTATTAACTTTCATACCAAGCCCTTCTACGGTGGCAAATTGCATCG AGTCACAGGTGAAGTGAAGCAGAACACAACAAATACAGTGGCGTGCAGAGTTCAAGGGGAGTGGAACAGCGTGCTCGAGTTCACCTACAGCGATGGGGAGACAAAATACGTGGACTTGACAAAGCTGTCTGTGACAAGAAAACGAGTCAGGCCCCTTGAGAAACAAGGACCATTTGAATCTAG GAAGCTGTGGCAGCATGTAACTGAGTCTCTGCGGGATGGAGACATCGATAAGGCTACGGAGCACAAGCGAGCTCTTGAAGAACGACAGCGGAATGAAGAGAGGCTTCGTGCTGAAACAGAAACCCCTTGGTGTACTAAATACTTCCTTAAAGAA GGAGATGGCTGGGTTTATCATAAACCCCTCTGGAAAACAGTCTCTGCTGCACAAACTCAGCAAACGGACGCTAACTAG